The following are encoded together in the Drosophila sechellia strain sech25 chromosome 3R, ASM438219v1, whole genome shotgun sequence genome:
- the LOC6616987 gene encoding lipase 3 codes for MNRFTGSLLVLVALAVGVYSAAIDGPIDFYKLFDNPEAHISLKSKATTADRTAAHGYPSEHHHIVTEDGYILGVFRIPYSHKLQNQNEKRPIVLLQHGLTSCSDAWILQGPNDGLPYLLADAGFDVWMGNARGTSYSRNHTTLSPDHPHFWKFSWHEIGIYDITAIIDYALRTENGQGQDAIHYVGHSQGTTVYFALMSWIPAYNYKIKTAHMFAPVAIMKNLSSGLVRSVGPYLGHRNTYSVLFGSQEFVPHNEFLMAIFFNICQPDFMLRPVCESAMKKLYAGGRVNMTAMPEAMATHPAGCSTDQMLHYLQEQQSGYFRLFDHGTKKNLEVYGTQEPPEYPVELINSLVHMWYADSDDLAAVEDVEQLAKRLPNKVMHHMADPEWNHGDFALNWEVRKYVNEPVIAIMKEFESKNIGT; via the exons TGCCGTGGGAGTTTACTCCGCGGCCATAGATGGACCGATTGATTTCTACAAATTGTTTGACAATCCAGAGGCTCACATTAGCCTCAAGAGTAAGGCAACCACG GCTGATCGCACTGCCGCGCACGGATATCCTTCGGAGCACCATCACATAGTTACCGAAGATGGTTACATTTTGGGAGTTTTCCGAATTCCTTACTCCCACAAATTGCAGAACCAGAACGAAAAGCGACCCATTGTCCTTCTTCAGCATGGATTGACGAGCTGTTCTGATGCCTGGATTTTGCAAGGACCCAATGATGGTTTGCCATATTTGCTGGCGGATGCGGGATTCGATGTTTGGATGGGCAATGCTCGTGGAACTTCCTATTCGAGAAACCACACTACGCTCTCCCCGGATCATCCACATTTCTGGAAATTCAGTTGGCATGAGATCGGCATCTACGATATAACCGCCATTATTGACTATGCCCTTAGAACGGAGAACGGTCAGGGACAGGATGCCATCCATTATGTTGGACATTCGCAGGGTACTACGGTGTATTTTGCACTAATGTCATGGATTCCCGCATACAATTATAAGATCAAAACCGCTCACATGTTTGCCCCGGTGGCTATAATGAAGAACTTGTCCAGCGGATTGGTGCGTTCCGTGGgtccatatttgggtcataGGAACACATATTCAGTGCTTTTTGGCTCACAGGAGTTTGTGCCTCATAATGAGTTCCTCATGgccatattctttaatatctGCCAACCGGACTTCATGTTGCGTCCAGTGTGTGAAAGTGCCATGAAGAAACTTTACGCCGGAGGTCGTGTGAATATG ACTGCTATGCCGGAAGCTATGGCGACCCATCCTGCAGGCTGTTCCACCGACCAGATGTTGCACTACCTACAGGAACAGCAATCGGGTTACTTCCGTCTATTTGATCATGGCACCAAGAAGAATCTAGAAGTCTACGGAACTCAGGAACCCCCAGAGTATCCTGTCGAGTTGATCAATTCCTTGGTGCACATGTGGTATGCCGATAGTGACGATCTCGCCGCTGTGGAGGATGTCGAGCAATTAGCCAAAAGATTGCCCAATAAGGTGATGCACCACATGGCGGATCCTGAGTGGAATCATGGAGATTTCGCCCTGAACTGGGAGGTTCGTAAATATGTCAACGAGCCAGTAATTGCCATCATGAAGGAATTCGAGTCCAAGAACATTGGCACGTGA
- the LOC6616988 gene encoding sodium-coupled monocarboxylate transporter 1 isoform X2 — translation MSTTADPVAQGVNSPVVDVVAKTTTTVANAIAKTVAVISSTVSTSSTTGATSTIPTSSSSTPTTSTTFAYTPTPSPIQSTSPSLEDGAEKLSVKDLSQALQHFGIVDYLVFIAMLAVCAVIGFYFGFIEKKQKKQKLAGKDGGGAAGVEERRGSEALDYLVGGRQMKVFPVALSLVASFVSGISLLGTSTEIYVYGTQYAFILVTLAISGAISWYIFLPVFCNLQLTSTYEYFEMRFNKSVRLLGSAFFTGANLIWLPIVIYVPALAFNQVTGINIHVITPIVCLVCIFYTTAGGLKAVVWTDVIQTVIMIGTVIFVIIKGTLDVGGLGVVIQRNLDSGRFEWPEFTLDPKVRMSMLALMVGCVGHNSYQFGCNQMMTQRYMSLPGVKQMAHTSFIFIVGLILLFSLCLYNGLLLYATYYDCDPLTTKLAVAKDQLVPLLVVQSMSSFPGIAGMFVAGVFSAALSSLSTGMNSLSAVFLEDYIRPLAKKPLTEHQTGVTVRLCTVIIGIISVALVFVVERMSSHVLQLGIAIGSVVQGPLLGLFSMGLLCPSINSKSAITGSIFSFFFMGWLSISAQIAINSGEIHPEEKPVSVEGCDYEFDRSLLTPANATLHMGESASLSFAEQLYHISFMFYTVMGGTLSVIVGHLAGFIFGRNKPGDVEDDLLSPCIRRFHKSKYSSVNLNEDSLRSADEKP, via the exons ATGTCAACCACTGCCGATCCCGTGGCGCAGGGGGTAAACTCCCCCGTGGTGGATGTGGTGGCCAAAACCACCACAACGGTGGCCAATGCGATTGCGAAGACAGTGGCCGTAATTAGCAGCACGGTCTCAACTAGCTCCACAACTGGCGCCACTTCCACCATCCCAACGAGCAGTAGTAGCACACCCACTACCTCGACCACTTTCGCCTACACTCCCACGCCCTCTCCCATTCAATCAACATCCCCATCCCTGGAGGATGGCGCGGAGAAACTCAGCGTGAAGGATTTGAGCCAGGCCCTGCAGCATTTCGGTATTGTTGATTACTTGGTCTTCATCGCCATGTTGGCGGTCTGCGCCGTTATCGGCTTCTATTTTGGCTTTATCGAAAAGAAGCAAAAGAAGCAGAAGCTGGCCGGCAAGGACGGTGGCGGGGCGGCGGGCGTCGAGGAGAGGCGTGGCTCGGAGGCGCTGGACTACCTGGTGGGCGGACGGCAAATGAAAGTGTTTCCGGTCGCGCTGTCACTTGTGGCCAG CTTTGTGTCTGGAATCTCGCTTCTGGGAACTTCAACGGAAATCTATGTATATGGCACGCAGTACGCCTTCATCCTGGTGACCCTGGCCATTTCGGGAGCCATTTCATGGTATATCTTCCTGCCCGTGTTCTGTAATCTCCAGCTGACATCCACGTATGAG taTTTCGAGATGCGCTTTAACAAATCGGTTCGCCTGCTGGGATCCGCCTTCTTCACCGGTGCAAAT CTTATCTGGCTGCCCATCGTTATTTATGTGCCAGCACTGGCTTTTAATCAAG TTACTGGAATAAATATCCACGTCATCACTCCAATCGTATGCCTCGTCTGTATATTCTATACGACGGCTGGGGGGCTGAAGGCCGTTGTCTGGACAGATGTGATCCAAACCGTCATTATGATAGGTACGGTTATCTTTGTCATCATAAAGGGCACCCTGGATGTGGGCGGACTGGGCGTGGTTATTCAACGGAATTTGGACAGCGGACGATTCGAGTGGCCTGA ATTTACACTCGATCCCAAAGTTCGCATGTCCATGCTGGCCTTGATGGTCGGATGTGTTGGACACAATAGCTACCAGTTTGGCTGCAATCAAATGATGACCCAGCGATACATGTCCCTTCCTGGTGTAAAACAGATGGCTCATACATCATTCATTTTTATTGTCGGATTGATTCTATTGTTTTCACTCTGTTTGTACAATGGTCTCCTTCTGTACGCAACGTACTACGATTGCGATCCGCTAACAACCAAG TTGGCAGTGGCCAAGGATCAATTGGTTCCGCTGCTCGTGGTGCAATCGATGAGCTCATTTCCCGGAATTGCCGGTATGTTTGTGGCCGGAGTGTTTAGTGCTGCCCTCAGTTCGCTGTCGACGGGTATGAATTCCCTATCTGCTGTTTTCCTGGAGGATTATATTAGGCCCCTTGCGAAGAAACCCCTTACCGAACACCAGACCGGCGTGACCGTGCGACTTTGTACGGTCATAATTGGCATTATCAGTGTGGCCCTGGTCTTTGTGGTCGAGCGGATGAGCTCCCATGTGTTGCAACTCGGCATCGCCATTGGCTCAGTGGTCCAAGGTCCGCTTCTTGGTCTATTTTCGATGGGTCTGCTGTGCCCAAGTATCAACTCAAAA AGCGCCATCACGGGATCAATTTTCTCCTTCTTCTTCATGGGTTGGCTTAGTATTTCGGCCCAAATTGCCATTAACTCTGGGGAAATTCATCCCGAGGAAAAGCCAGTCAGCGTGGAAGGCTGTGATTATGAGTTCGACCGTTCCCTGCTGACACCTGCAAATGCCACTCTTCATATGGGAGAATCCGC GTCCCTTAGTTTCGCCGAGCAGTTATACCACATATCCTTCATGTTTTACACTGTAATGGGGGGAACATTGAGTGTGATTGTGGGCCATTTAGCCGGCTTCATATTTGGTCGCAATAAGCCCGGCGACGTGGAGGACGATTTGCTATCGCCCTGCATACGCAGATTCCACAAGTCGAAATATTCCAGTGTAAATTTAAATGAGGACTCCTTAAGGAGTGCTGATGAGAAGCCATAG